A window of Aurantibacillus circumpalustris genomic DNA:
AGTCCCTTACCATTCACTCGCCACTAAAAAATGATCATCTTGCCCTAGGACTCTCAATTTTGAATGATAAAATTGGCCCAAGTAATAGAACATCCTTTTACGGCGATTTTGCCTATAGAATTGATCTTACAAAAAAATCAAAATTAGCTTTGGGCTTAAGTGCTGGCGTGAATATGTTTCAAGCTAACCTCAGTTCTTTAGGACTAGATGTGCCGAATGATCCATCTTTTCAAAATAACATTAACAGACGCATCACTCCTAATTTTGGTTTTGGTGCTTATTATTCAAGAGAACGCTTTTATGCTGGAGTTTCTATTCCAAACTTAATTGAAAATAAATATTCCAGCGACGGAGCATTAAGTGGAAGCGAACGAAGACATTACTTTTTCATTGCAGGTGCTGTGTTCAACTTATCTGACAATCTTGCATTTAAACCAACCACTTTTGTAAAGGTTACATCGGCGGTTCCAATTCAGGCAGACTTTACAGCTTCTTTTATCATCATGAAAAAGTTAACACTCGGTGCAATGTACCGTACCAGTGACGCTTTTGGTGGCTTAATCGGATTTAATTTTACACAACAGCTTTTTCTTGGCTATTCATATGATTGGTCTTTCGGGTTAAATACCGGTAAGTACAATCAGGGAAGTCACGAAATAGTTTTAAGATTCGATTTTCTGACAGCTGCTAAAAAACAAATTCACTCACCAAGATATTTTTAAAAACCACAAAAACAAACCAAATGAAAAATTTATATATACCCATTATTGCATTTATTGGGATGAGTTATACCATCTCAGCACAACAATTTGCTTTAGCGAGTAAACGATACACGAGCGAAATAGATTCAGAAAGCAAAATATTCTTTAAAAAGATAAGTTCTACGCTTCCTGGTGAAAATGAGCCAGCTGCTAAAAAATCTAAAAACGAAATTAAAGGCGATAAGTTTTATTTTATTTATTCTTATAACGAAGCAATTGAAGCCTATTCCTCGGAAGATCAACTCACAACCGATGGGCAAAGAAAATTAGCAATAAGCTATTACAAAATGCATAAGGACACTTCTTCGGAAACTGCCTACCTAAAATTATTTACCATGAAGGATGGCAATAATTCAGAAGATTATTTTAATTATTCGATGGTACTTAAATCAGTTAAAAAATATGAAGAGGCTGGTAAGTGGATGGATAAATTTGTAGAACAAACACCACAAGATCTTAGAGCGATCGATTACAAAGCTAACAAAGCTTCACTTCCATTACTATTAGAAAATAACGCCAAATACAAAATAAATAATTTAAATATTAACAGTGACGCCCAAGACTTTGGCACCAGTTATTATAAAAATAAAATCGTTTTTGCTTCAAGCAGAACTACTAAATCAATGCCAAAAACATCATACAGAAATGGGAAACCTTATTTGAACATTTATGTTGCAGATGTAGATGGTGATCAATTAAAAGATCCCGAAAACTTTAATAAGAGTTTTAACGGGAACATGAACGAAGGTCCGGCCAGTTTTAATAAGGAAGGCACGTTTATGGCTTACTCAAAAAATAATTACACCTTAACAAAAAAAGAATTGATAGTAAATATCGAAATATATTTCTCTACCTATGATAAAGAAAAGGATAAATGGTCAGAGCCAGAGTCTTTTGTGCTTAACAACAAAGACTACTCGGTTGGACAACCTTCACTATCAGAAGACGGCAAAACGATGTATTTCACTTGCAACAAGCCAGGAGGATTTGGTGGAGCTGATTTATATAAGGTAACACGCGATGATGCCGGAACTTGGGGAAATTCAACAAATCTCGGAAATACAATAAATACGGAGGGAAATGAAGTATTTCCATTTTACCAAGAAGAAAAAGGAATACTTTTTTTTGCATCCAACGGACACTTCGGTTTAGGTGGACTTGATATTTTTAGCTCAACTATAAAAGGATCTGTTTTTGGAAAAGCAACAAACTTAGGAGCACCGTTGAATAGTTCTTCTGATGATTTTTCAATTTTAATGGATAGTTCACTTACAAAAGGTTATTTCTCATCTAACAGAGTTGGAGGAAGCAGTGACGATGATATCTACTCTGTTAAGTTTATTCTAAACAAAAAAATCAATGGCCATGCTAAAGACAAAAATGAAAAATATTTAGCTTCTACATTTATAACTTTATTAAACGATAAAGATTATGTTATAGATACAGTGACAACTAAGAGTGATGGTGCATTTTCATTCAACGTTGAATCAGACAAAGATTTTAAATTAACCGGCGAAAAAGAAAAATATGACGACGGAAGTAATGCATTCAGTACATATGGTTCTGAGTTAATTGTAAAATCAGATGTAACTCTTTTACTCACGCCTAAAAAAGAAGAAATTGTTCAAGCTAAAAAAGAGGACATCGTTCCAGTTAAAAAGGAAAAAACAGTTGCTGAAAAAATAAAAGTGAATGAAGATTTAGGTAAAATCGTGGGATTTAAACCCATCTACTTTGATTTTCATGAATACAAAATCAGAGCTTCTGCAGAAACCGAATTAAATAAAATTGTTAATGTCCTGAACGAATATCCGTCAATGAGTTTGCAATTAAACGCGCATACAGATTGTAGATCCAGTAATGCCTATAATCAAAGGTTATCAAACAGACGTGCAAAATCATCTGCAGACTATCTTAAAAGCAGAATCAAAAATCCTGAACGTATACACGCTAAGGGTTATGGCGAAACCAAACTTATAAATGCTTGCTCATGTGATATGGTTGATGCTGGAAATTGCACAGAGGAAGATCATCAAGCGAACAGACGAACCGAATTTATTATTATAAAAAAATAATATAACAACATTTAAAAGGGGCTTTAATTATTTAAAGCCCCTTTTTATATTTTACCAATCGTAGCATACTACACCATTGGCATTTAAATTACCTTTCAATTCACTACAATTCGCGAAAATTACTTTGTTTTGTTAAACATATAACGGGCTATTTTCCAACCGCTATCTTCTTTTGCAAGCACAAACAGTTCTCTGTTTTCTTCAGCAACAGTTTGCCCGTTGGCATGAATTAAAGTTGTGCCTTTAGAACTTGTTACCGCAAATGCATGGCTTCCATCTATACGTATTTCATCAATTAAAAACTCAATATTTAACTGAATAGTTTTAAATACAAACTCATAGGAGTCCTTTATTTGCGCTTGTCCTTTTGCCGATGGAGCATTGGTAGGCATAAACACGCCATCTTGAGAATAGAGCGTTAGTATTTTTGATACATCTGAAGCATTTAAAGCGTCACGGTAGGAGAACAATAATTTCTCAATGGCTGATTTTTCGGTTGTTGCGTTCATTTCTGGTTGATTTTGATTGTTTATGAATGATTTATTTTCTTTTGAATCTCGACAACTTGCAAGCATCAATAGCAGACAAACTGGTACAATTATTTTTTTCATATTTATTGCATTTAATTACAACACAAAGATAGATCTAACAAGGTT
This region includes:
- a CDS encoding PorP/SprF family type IX secretion system membrane protein is translated as MKTYKNKKSKLVLVSALLFGLSAFGQQDPMYTHYMYNTLMVNPAYAGSRDAITITGLHRSQWVSFKGAPIVQSLTIHSPLKNDHLALGLSILNDKIGPSNRTSFYGDFAYRIDLTKKSKLALGLSAGVNMFQANLSSLGLDVPNDPSFQNNINRRITPNFGFGAYYSRERFYAGVSIPNLIENKYSSDGALSGSERRHYFFIAGAVFNLSDNLAFKPTTFVKVTSAVPIQADFTASFIIMKKLTLGAMYRTSDAFGGLIGFNFTQQLFLGYSYDWSFGLNTGKYNQGSHEIVLRFDFLTAAKKQIHSPRYF
- a CDS encoding YybH family protein; its protein translation is MKKIIVPVCLLLMLASCRDSKENKSFINNQNQPEMNATTEKSAIEKLLFSYRDALNASDVSKILTLYSQDGVFMPTNAPSAKGQAQIKDSYEFVFKTIQLNIEFLIDEIRIDGSHAFAVTSSKGTTLIHANGQTVAEENRELFVLAKEDSGWKIARYMFNKTK
- a CDS encoding OmpA family protein encodes the protein MKNLYIPIIAFIGMSYTISAQQFALASKRYTSEIDSESKIFFKKISSTLPGENEPAAKKSKNEIKGDKFYFIYSYNEAIEAYSSEDQLTTDGQRKLAISYYKMHKDTSSETAYLKLFTMKDGNNSEDYFNYSMVLKSVKKYEEAGKWMDKFVEQTPQDLRAIDYKANKASLPLLLENNAKYKINNLNINSDAQDFGTSYYKNKIVFASSRTTKSMPKTSYRNGKPYLNIYVADVDGDQLKDPENFNKSFNGNMNEGPASFNKEGTFMAYSKNNYTLTKKELIVNIEIYFSTYDKEKDKWSEPESFVLNNKDYSVGQPSLSEDGKTMYFTCNKPGGFGGADLYKVTRDDAGTWGNSTNLGNTINTEGNEVFPFYQEEKGILFFASNGHFGLGGLDIFSSTIKGSVFGKATNLGAPLNSSSDDFSILMDSSLTKGYFSSNRVGGSSDDDIYSVKFILNKKINGHAKDKNEKYLASTFITLLNDKDYVIDTVTTKSDGAFSFNVESDKDFKLTGEKEKYDDGSNAFSTYGSELIVKSDVTLLLTPKKEEIVQAKKEDIVPVKKEKTVAEKIKVNEDLGKIVGFKPIYFDFHEYKIRASAETELNKIVNVLNEYPSMSLQLNAHTDCRSSNAYNQRLSNRRAKSSADYLKSRIKNPERIHAKGYGETKLINACSCDMVDAGNCTEEDHQANRRTEFIIIKK